The proteins below are encoded in one region of Belonocnema kinseyi isolate 2016_QV_RU_SX_M_011 chromosome 3, B_treatae_v1, whole genome shotgun sequence:
- the LOC117169819 gene encoding uncharacterized protein LOC117169819, giving the protein MKNYTSLTTVQINFMENARWLDIPEGMKRLTNDDGYFAVTLPLCMILGVAEDYQMMVVNAKRELVLTRSHSDLNAIVQARQQPGNEEQFKISIHKVEWMIPYVIVSAQEKVQLLKLIEKCFLTTMSFRSWELYECPLLPTTSRHIWTVKKSTEWKKPRYIILGFQIGRKNKQVRYDNHFNHCNITNVKVFFSSQYYPYSNLHLDFGHNQFALLYKIYANFQVAYYGKQPEPMLKKSDFKEYAPLTVINCSKQNDFLKQTTVAVRLEFVSANNFPAETANYCLIIHYRMIQYQPLRGSVKKLI; this is encoded by the coding sequence ATGAAAAACTACACCTCACTTACGactgtacaaattaattttatggagaATGCAAGATGGCTCGACATCCCGGAAGGAATGAAACGTCTTACCAATGATGACGGATACTTTGCTGTCACTCTTCCACTCTGTATGATCTTAGGAGTTGCTGAAGACTATCAAATGATGGTTGTAAATGCAAAGCGTGAACTTGTCCTGACAAGATCGCACAGTGACTTGAATGCTATTGTTCAGGCACGGCAACAGCCAGGAAATGAAGAGCAATTCAAGATCTCGATTCATAAAGTGGAGTGGATGATACCATATGTAATCGTGTCAGCTCAGGAAAAAGTACAGTTGCTCAaacttattgaaaaatgttttctcacAACCATGAGTTTTCGCTCATGGGAATTGTATGAATGCCCCCTTCTTCCCACCACCTCAAGACATATATGGACTGTGAAGAAGTCAACTGAGTGGAAAAAACCACGGTACATTATACTGGGATTTCAGATAGGCAGAAAGAATAAACAAGTCAGATATGATAATCACTTCAATCACTGTAATATAACAAATGTCAAGGTGTTCTTCAGTTCACAGTACTATCCGTACAGTAATTTGCATCTGGACTTTGGTCATAATCAGTTTGCACTACTGTATAAGATATATGCAAACTTTCAGGTAGCCTACTACGGTAAACAGCCTGAACCAATGTTAAAGAaaagtgatttcaaggaatacGCTCCACTTACTGTCATTAATTGctcaaaacaaaatgattttctCAAACAGACCACTGTGGCCGTTCGTTTGGAATTTGTATCTGCAAACAATTTCCCTGCTGAAACTGCAAACTACTGTCTAATTATACATTACCGTATGATTCAGTACCAGCCCCTTCGTGGTAGCGTGAAGAAGTTGATTTAA